Within Aspergillus oryzae RIB40 DNA, chromosome 2, the genomic segment tcaaagagaaaagggcTCGATAGGTTCAACCCAAGTAAAGGGATTGAGACGGTTGTTGTAGCGAGGTGAAGGGATTGCATGGAGGAGTAAAGAGGCAGGAAGTGTATTGTGTGAAGTACTAGGTCATGTGCCTGCCTATTTAGGTCTTCAGGCGCCTGCCGTCACGGGTGGACAGTGGTTGCTCCTTCTTATAATCAGTCACCTGTGACCCGGGAAGAGCCCTAAGAGGGAGTGAATTTGGGTATTATGCAATAATGCaattaatcaatcaatcactctAGTAGCAGCATTCGATGAATAGATATCCAATTGACCTATGCAGTCATGGCTATATCATAACGGACGATCAAGCAATTCACAAGGCCGGGAAAGAGACACAAGGTCGACAATATTACACCCTTTCTACCCTAGTTTCTGTAGCAACTTCATCTTTATGGTCACCTTCCACTTGGGATGCACTTCTCTCTACATCTTCAGTCTTCAAATGAGTATCACTGCTAGTAGCACCGAAGAGCTCATCCATTTTCTCCAGTGAGAGACCTATCAAAGAAAAGTCAGTCCCCGTAAATAACCATTGTATGCAGGATGAGTTTGGGGGGGCGGAGTTGCAATGAATACCTTTGGTTTCGGGAATAAAGAACCAAACCCACACGCCcattgagaaacaaaaacaggcGAAAATGATGTATGTCCTATTCGTATGTTATTAGCGAGTCCAAAAAGTATTTTGTTTATATGAGATGCTAAGAAGATGTGAtacacaaaggaaaaggaactAACCCGTAACCGTTGGCACCAACGGTCGCCAGCATATTGGGAACAGCCCGAGAAACGACAAAGTTGAACAGCCACTGGGTCgcggcagccatggcgacGTTCAGACTTCTCAGTCGGGCAGTCGGGATCTCGGAGACATAGATCCAGCAGACGGGCCCCCAGCCAAACTGGAAGCACGCggcaaagaggaagatacaGACGAGAGCGACATAGCCAGCGGGGATCACGGGCTGGCCTTCTACCGGTGGCGCAATGCGGATATATAACCCGATGTAGAGCATAGCTAGGCCCTGGGCGACAGAGGTCCAGAGCAGAGAGCGTCGACGGCCCAAAGAATCGGCGACGAAGACTAGGAAGACGGCACATGCCACCACCTTCACGATCCCGTACACTCCCGTGGCGAAGAGGCCTGTCGTAGTACCGGTGATGCCCAGATTTTCAAAGATCTGTGGTGCGTAGTAATTAATGGCGTTCGTGCCGGTCATTTGCTGGCAGACcatgaggaagatgctgatCATGGCTCGTTTGCGGTTGCCTGGGATGAGCCACATCTCTTTCATAAGGTCCCAGAAGCCGGAACCACCGATGAGTTGGCGCTCATGCTCAAGTTGATTGACGATATCTTGGAACTCGTTCTCAATGTACTGATGTGTTGAGGGGAGGTTGCGCACGCGGGAGAGCGTCTTCCGAGCGTCTTCCCAGCGGTCTTGTTTTGCGAGCCAACGGGGGGATTCGTTGCATAGGAGCATACCCACAAGCATAAGAAGGGCGGGGAGGGCCTGCATGGCAAGTGGAACCATGTATTGTGCCGTGCCCTTGATGTGGAGGGAAGAGCCGTAGTTGATCCAGAAGGCGAGCATAATTCCCATTGTGATGAACAGTTGGTAGAGGCCTGTTAGACCACCACGGATGGCTCTTGGGGCGTTTTCAGAGACATAGAGAGGATTGATCATCGAAGCGAAGCCGACACCGAAACCGTTGATTAGACTGAGTTGGGCTCTGTTAGCCCTCAGGGTTCGAAAAGAGAAGCATGAGGAGCGATGCTCACCGTCCGATGTACATAGCTTCCAGGTGCCCGCTTGCTGCCACTTGCATGATAACGCCAACGATAGCAATTAACGATGCGGATATCAACCCGGTCTTTCGACCCCATTTGTCTGCTACTGGGGAGGCGATGAGGGCGCCAAAGAAGCACCCTGCCTGTAATGTGGATACAATATTAGCGGAGAGATTGGCCTCTCCTATATCGCCAAGGTTCTTTAACCCATATTTCCTATCCGTATGAGGTCAGCGATTGTTGTGTAATTAGAGAATTTAGAGATGAGAAGGCGACTTACACTTGGAAAGGATCCATCGTAAGGACACCTCCTATGATACCGGTCTCCATTCCGAAAAGCATGCCGCCAAAGCAGGCCTGTAGATGTTCAGTTTCTGTTGTAACAGAAGGTTAAAGAAAACCAACCGAACACGCGAGCATGTACACCCTCCATCCATAAATCTCCTTGGGGTCCTCTCGCATCGCCTCATTGTGGACGAGTCTTCGGAGTATAACTGACATCTTGTCAAAGTGAATCAAGTCAGTCTCGGGGAGCTTTGCTGTTGAAATAGCAGATCGGTCACCGAAACGTGGCTCGACACGTCGTTTCAAAGCCTGAAACAACGATGATCGCGATCCTGGCTCATATAAGACAATGAAATAAGAGATCTTTCGAAAATATCACCGCCGGAGCAAAGCAAACTAATATACGGAGGAAGGATCAGAAGCTCGTATGGTGCTACTATCACACGAAGCAGATATCCCTGTTACGCACATCTAGGGTGATGACATCTACCACGGAAAAACAAGACGGCCAAGATGGTCAAATGATTCCACGAATCCCAGGAGAGCATCGAAGGACTCGCTGTTACGGTTACCCTCCATGAGCGCTGATCCTTGAACCAGTTAGGAGGACTCAGCCATGGAGAtaaggaggggaaggacaCCTGTCTCCGTCTGGGCGCTGACTTGTGGACGGGTGATATTAATTAGCACTCGGCGTTTCTGAACTGACCGTCGTTGGGTATCCCCAAGAAACGTGGGATGCAACACGAAGATGGACTACGATAAGGTTAGCCAGTACCACGAATAAGAGCAGGTCATATAGACTCACGCGTTCATGTTGTGGTCGGACGAATAAGGGCTTTGGTGGAGTGAAGGATGCTGGATAGCCAAGACTAACGGAGCTGAACGAAGGTTTGCGGGGAAACCATATTAAATTTGCGGGGCGTTGTTGTTGATCATTTGCCAGAATTTGGTTAAAACTGATAAGTGGCGATTTGAATTAATTCTCTAACAGTGGATTCATGATGATTATTGCAAGGAAGGCCGTGTTGTCCCAAAAGGACCGTTAGAGGGTGTGTTTCCTTCGCATATTCGATATAGGTAGGGTTTGGCCATTTAGGGCTTATCACTAAATCGTCAACGGTACTGAATAGTCGCTTCGGAAAGGGGAAGACTTGGAGCTGGACAAggaataatttaaaaaaaagaaaattcaTATAGATATCTTATCATAAAGCCCATTGTATAGTTATGGAGGGAAGTAAGTACAATGTGAATGAACATACTGCAGATGCACCACGGTTTTTGTGGAATACTAGGCAGTATTGGacatattatatataaatatctcTCTCCTCTAACCGTGTAAGGGTAAATCCCCATATTAAATGAGCATAATCTTTATATGATCACTTCAGCATCCCGCTGAAAGGTTTAGAAGTTGAGGAAATTCTGATATCATTGCCCgctagtatatatatttttcaAATTGGCAAAAACGACAGCATGGCTCATACTtccctcttcatctgccaACAATATTGATAGGGTTACACTGTGATATTGTTGTATTCTTGATCGCATGTAAGCTTCCCATGCTTTTGACTCAATAGTTTTTATGGAAGAAGCCGTTTTGTCTGCGTGCCTTGGAC encodes:
- a CDS encoding sugar porter family MFS transporter (predicted transporter (major facilitator superfamily)), translating into MSVILRRLVHNEAMREDPKEIYGWRVYMLACSACFGGMLFGMETGIIGGVLTMDPFQVKYGLKNLGDIGEANLSANIVSTLQAGCFFGALIASPVADKWGRKTGLISASLIAIVGVIMQVAASGHLEAMYIGRLINGFGVGFASMINPLYVSENAPRAIRGGLTGLYQLFITMGIMLAFWINYGSSLHIKGTAQYMVPLAMQALPALLMLVGMLLCNESPRWLAKQDRWEDARKTLSRVRNLPSTHQYIENEFQDIVNQLEHERQLIGGSGFWDLMKEMWLIPGNRKRAMISIFLMVCQQMTGTNAINYYAPQIFENLGITGTTTGLFATGVYGIVKVVACAVFLVFVADSLGRRRSLLWTSVAQGLAMLYIGLYIRIAPPVEGQPVIPAGYVALVCIFLFAACFQFGWGPVCWIYVSEIPTARLRSLNVAMAAATQWLFNFVVSRAVPNMLATVGANGYGTYIIFACFCFSMGVWVWFFIPETKGLSLEKMDELFGATSSDTHLKTEDVERSASQVEGDHKDEVATETRVERV